One genomic window of Meiothermus cerbereus DSM 11376 includes the following:
- a CDS encoding GatB/YqeY domain-containing protein, protein MSTSIYEAIKKEIVEAMKRGDAATRDFARVVKAELDRKGDGRPLPDADAAKILKALRVTAEENQNAFELAFLDRYLPKELSEAEIEAWVRANVDFSQLKSPMAAIGIVTRALGPSAPGERVKQVIEKIVKG, encoded by the coding sequence ATGAGCACGAGCATTTATGAAGCCATCAAGAAGGAGATTGTCGAAGCCATGAAGCGGGGCGATGCCGCCACCCGCGACTTCGCCCGCGTAGTCAAAGCCGAACTCGACCGCAAGGGCGATGGCAGACCCCTACCAGATGCCGATGCAGCCAAAATTCTCAAGGCCCTGCGGGTCACGGCGGAAGAAAACCAAAACGCCTTCGAGCTTGCTTTTCTGGACAGATACCTGCCGAAAGAGCTGAGCGAAGCCGAAATTGAAGCCTGGGTTCGCGCCAACGTGGACTTCTCCCAGCTCAAATCGCCCATGGCCGCTATCGGTATTGTAACCAGGGCGCTAGGGCCATCTGCGCCGGGGGAACGGGTGAAGCAGGTGATTGAGAAAATCGTCAAAGGCTAA
- the purH gene encoding bifunctional phosphoribosylaminoimidazolecarboxamide formyltransferase/IMP cyclohydrolase — MRALLSVSNKSGLVEFASGLVELGFELVSTGGTYKTLQAAGLRVTYVSEVTGFPEILDGRVKTLHPHIHAGLLASKSPQHEAELKAHNLTRIDLLCVNLYPFRETLARGAAFEECLENIDIGGPAMLRAAAKNHEAVLPVCDPADYAQVLQALRTGISSEFRRRLAYKAFAHTAAYDAAIANFLAYEKFPQTKLLTLERLPGVELRYGENPHQEAALYALEGQTGPVLHAKVLSGKPMGFNNYADADAAWSLVKEFELPACVAVKHANPCGVALADNPKTAWERARDADTLSVFGGVVAFNRPVDLPTAMATRGTFLEVLIAPEVSLEALDWFRSKKPDLRVLVAALEDADKREFRPLVGGFLAQDRDFRRWEELKLRYVTERIPTPQELLDLKFAWYVGKHTRSNSVVLAKDGVTVGLGTGAVSRIWAAERAIQNAGERARGAVLSSEAFFPFDDVVRAAAAAGVTAIVQPGGAKRDEEVIAACNELGLAMVFTGSRHFKH, encoded by the coding sequence ATGCGTGCGCTTTTATCGGTGTCGAATAAGTCGGGCCTGGTGGAGTTCGCCAGCGGTCTGGTAGAGCTGGGGTTTGAGCTGGTGTCTACCGGAGGAACCTACAAAACCCTGCAGGCGGCGGGCCTGCGCGTTACCTACGTGTCCGAGGTGACCGGCTTCCCCGAAATTTTGGATGGCCGGGTAAAAACCCTGCATCCCCATATTCATGCAGGCTTACTGGCCAGCAAAAGCCCCCAACACGAAGCAGAGCTAAAAGCCCACAACCTGACCCGCATCGACCTGCTATGTGTCAACCTGTACCCCTTTCGCGAGACGCTTGCACGCGGGGCCGCTTTTGAAGAGTGCCTGGAAAACATCGACATTGGGGGGCCGGCCATGCTGCGCGCCGCCGCCAAAAACCACGAGGCTGTGCTGCCGGTGTGCGACCCCGCCGACTATGCACAGGTACTGCAGGCCCTGCGAACCGGTATCAGCAGTGAGTTTCGTCGTAGGCTGGCCTATAAGGCTTTTGCTCACACTGCGGCCTACGATGCGGCCATTGCCAACTTTCTGGCTTATGAGAAGTTCCCCCAGACCAAGCTCCTGACCCTGGAGCGCCTGCCGGGGGTGGAGCTGCGCTATGGCGAGAACCCGCACCAGGAAGCGGCTTTGTACGCCCTCGAGGGCCAGACCGGCCCAGTGTTGCACGCAAAGGTGCTTTCGGGTAAGCCCATGGGTTTCAACAACTACGCCGACGCCGACGCGGCCTGGAGTCTGGTCAAAGAGTTTGAGCTGCCGGCTTGTGTGGCCGTCAAGCACGCCAACCCCTGCGGGGTAGCCCTGGCCGATAACCCCAAAACTGCCTGGGAACGTGCCCGTGACGCCGATACCCTCTCGGTGTTTGGCGGGGTGGTGGCTTTTAACCGTCCGGTGGATTTACCCACCGCGATGGCTACCCGTGGAACTTTCCTCGAGGTGCTCATCGCGCCCGAGGTAAGCCTCGAGGCCCTGGACTGGTTCCGCAGCAAAAAACCAGACCTGCGGGTGCTGGTTGCGGCTTTGGAAGACGCCGACAAGCGAGAGTTTCGCCCCCTGGTGGGCGGTTTCCTAGCCCAGGACAGAGATTTTCGGCGTTGGGAGGAGCTAAAGCTGCGCTATGTGACCGAGCGCATTCCCACACCCCAGGAACTGCTCGACCTTAAGTTTGCCTGGTATGTGGGCAAGCACACCCGCTCGAACAGCGTGGTGCTGGCTAAAGATGGCGTGACGGTGGGGCTGGGTACAGGTGCGGTAAGCCGCATCTGGGCCGCCGAGCGCGCCATCCAGAATGCGGGTGAGCGGGCCCGTGGGGCGGTACTCTCTTCCGAGGCCTTTTTTCCTTTCGACGATGTGGTGCGGGCGGCGGCGGCAGCAGGTGTTACCGCCATCGTGCAGCCAGGTGGCGCCAAACGGGATGAAGAGGTAATTGCTGCTTGCAACGAGCTGGGCCTTGCGATGGTTTTTACTGGTTCGCGCCACTTCAAACACTGA
- a CDS encoding EamA family transporter, with protein sequence MLISRVGLLHLLVVYLVWSSTYLAFKIGLLNGFEPFWMGATRFIPAALLLLLYARWRGRQVQPRRAIVGKLALSGTMLWLGGTGLILVATQYVPSGYVALMIATTPIWAAIVEGFLDRKQPSGLLVLGLLIGLLGILALNVPKLSTAAPTNLLAFALLLISPIMWASGTIYTQRSIASVEPVVVSGYQQLFGGLGFLLISIVLGEPWHTPTLLGWASNLYLIVFGSLIAYTSYILAVRLLPLSLVTTYAYVNPVIALLLGWAFLQEPLGVWTWIGAALVLVGVGLVFRSRMKPAVQPVL encoded by the coding sequence ATGCTTATCTCCCGTGTTGGCCTGCTGCATCTCCTGGTGGTATATCTGGTTTGGAGCAGCACCTATCTGGCCTTCAAAATTGGTCTCCTCAATGGCTTTGAGCCGTTTTGGATGGGAGCCACGCGGTTTATCCCCGCGGCCTTGCTTTTGCTTTTGTATGCCCGCTGGCGGGGCAGGCAGGTACAGCCCCGCCGTGCCATAGTGGGGAAACTGGCGCTATCGGGCACCATGCTATGGCTGGGCGGCACCGGCCTCATTCTGGTGGCAACCCAGTATGTGCCTTCGGGTTACGTGGCTTTGATGATTGCCACTACACCCATCTGGGCTGCCATCGTTGAAGGCTTTTTGGATCGAAAGCAGCCCTCAGGGCTTCTAGTGCTAGGCCTGCTGATTGGTTTGTTGGGTATCCTGGCGCTAAACGTACCCAAGCTGAGCACAGCCGCGCCCACCAACCTGCTGGCTTTCGCGCTATTGCTCATCTCTCCAATAATGTGGGCCAGCGGCACTATCTACACCCAGCGCAGCATTGCCAGCGTAGAGCCGGTGGTCGTCTCGGGTTATCAGCAACTTTTTGGCGGGCTGGGCTTCTTGCTGATCTCCATCGTTCTTGGCGAGCCGTGGCACACCCCCACGCTTCTGGGCTGGGCCAGCAACCTTTACCTGATTGTCTTTGGTTCACTAATTGCCTATACCTCATACATCCTGGCGGTGCGGCTGCTGCCCCTGAGCCTCGTAACAACCTATGCCTATGTAAATCCGGTAATTGCCCTGCTGTTAGGCTGGGCGTTCTTGCAAGAGCCCCTGGGGGTTTGGACCTGGATAGGGGCCGCCCTGGTGCTTGTGGGGGTGGGCCTGGTTTTCCGCAGCCGCATGAAGCCCGCTGTCCAGCCTGTGCTCTAA
- a CDS encoding uracil-DNA glycosylase, with protein MNLELLAAQARACVACGLAKNRTQVVFGEGNPDAQLMIVGEGPGEDEDLQGRPFVGRSGQLLDKILGAVGIARESVYIANIVKCRPPGNRAPEPLEAKTCTSLWLIKQIQLVKPQIIIPLGATALEFFAGEKLPITRARGKFFEWQGIKIFPMFHPAYLLRNPSREAGSPKYLTWQDIQLVKKTLDELGPKRGVEIKAASQESLF; from the coding sequence ATGAACCTCGAACTTCTTGCTGCTCAAGCCAGAGCCTGTGTGGCCTGTGGCCTGGCCAAAAACCGTACCCAGGTGGTCTTTGGAGAGGGCAACCCCGATGCCCAGCTGATGATAGTGGGCGAAGGCCCTGGCGAAGATGAAGACTTGCAGGGTAGGCCGTTTGTGGGGCGCAGCGGGCAACTGCTCGACAAAATCCTGGGGGCTGTGGGGATCGCTCGAGAGAGCGTCTACATCGCCAACATCGTAAAGTGCCGCCCACCAGGAAACCGTGCACCCGAGCCGCTCGAGGCCAAGACCTGCACCTCGCTCTGGCTGATAAAGCAAATCCAGCTGGTCAAGCCCCAAATCATTATTCCCCTGGGTGCGACAGCGCTCGAGTTCTTCGCTGGCGAGAAGCTGCCCATCACCAGAGCTCGAGGCAAGTTTTTTGAGTGGCAGGGCATCAAAATTTTCCCCATGTTCCACCCGGCTTACCTGCTACGCAATCCCTCGCGCGAAGCAGGCAGCCCCAAATACCTCACCTGGCAAGACATTCAGCTGGTCAAAAAAACCCTCGACGAGCTGGGCCCCAAAAGGGGTGTCGAAATCAAAGCCGCCAGCCAGGAATCGCTTTTTTGA
- the guaA gene encoding glutamine-hydrolyzing GMP synthase, whose product MSVVILDYGSQYTRLIARRIRELRAYSVILPGTASLERIKAENPQALILSGGPASVFDPSSPRPAPGVLEQGWPVLGICYGMQYLAQHYGGRVERAGRREYGKANLVFHTGPLFAGLEGELQMWMSHSDAVTELPPGWQVIARTEENPVAAIAAPDGRTFGVQFHPEVVHSPKGMQVLENFLELAGVARDWTAQHTLESLVADIRARVGDDRVMLAVSGGVDSSTLALLLAKAIGDRLTAVFVDHGLLRLGERTEVEQALRPLGKALRVVDAKEQFMAALQGVADPEQKRKIVGREFIRVFEREARQLSAQGYRWLAQGTLYPDVIESAGSGEGSANIKSHHNVGGLPEDLQFELLEPFRYLFKDEVRELALLLGLPEPIRMRHPFPGPGLAIRILGEVTQEKLDILRRADDIFISSLRDWNLYDQVSQAAAILTSMQSVGVVGDERSYGYVLGLRAVSTVDFMTADWARLPLDFLDEVARKITRQVPEIGRVVYDITSKPPATIEWE is encoded by the coding sequence ATGAGTGTGGTCATCCTCGACTATGGTTCGCAGTACACCCGCCTGATTGCCCGCCGTATCCGGGAGCTACGGGCATATTCGGTTATTTTGCCGGGGACTGCCAGTTTAGAGCGTATCAAAGCGGAAAATCCGCAAGCCCTGATTCTCTCGGGGGGGCCCGCCTCGGTGTTCGACCCGAGCAGTCCGCGGCCTGCGCCAGGGGTGCTCGAGCAGGGCTGGCCGGTGCTGGGCATCTGCTACGGGATGCAGTACCTGGCCCAGCACTACGGGGGCAGGGTCGAGCGGGCTGGGCGCCGCGAGTACGGTAAGGCCAACCTGGTTTTTCATACCGGCCCGCTCTTTGCTGGCCTCGAGGGCGAGCTGCAGATGTGGATGTCCCACTCCGACGCAGTTACCGAGCTACCCCCTGGTTGGCAGGTAATTGCCCGTACGGAAGAAAATCCGGTTGCGGCCATTGCTGCGCCCGATGGGCGTACCTTTGGGGTACAGTTTCACCCCGAGGTGGTGCACAGCCCCAAGGGAATGCAGGTGCTGGAGAATTTCCTCGAGCTAGCCGGAGTTGCCCGCGACTGGACGGCCCAGCACACCCTGGAAAGCCTGGTGGCCGACATTCGCGCCAGGGTGGGCGACGACAGAGTGATGCTGGCCGTATCGGGCGGGGTAGACTCCTCCACGCTGGCCCTCTTGCTGGCAAAAGCCATTGGAGACCGTCTCACAGCGGTTTTTGTGGATCATGGCCTGCTGCGGCTGGGTGAGCGAACCGAGGTCGAGCAGGCCCTGCGCCCCCTGGGAAAGGCCCTGCGGGTGGTGGATGCAAAAGAGCAGTTTATGGCTGCTCTGCAAGGGGTAGCTGACCCCGAACAGAAGCGCAAAATAGTGGGCCGCGAATTTATCCGGGTTTTCGAGCGCGAGGCCCGGCAGCTTTCGGCCCAGGGCTACCGATGGCTGGCCCAGGGAACCCTCTACCCCGACGTGATCGAGTCAGCGGGCAGCGGCGAGGGCAGCGCCAACATCAAAAGCCACCACAATGTGGGGGGCCTGCCCGAGGATTTGCAGTTTGAGCTGCTCGAGCCCTTCCGCTACCTGTTCAAAGACGAGGTGCGCGAACTGGCCCTGCTGCTGGGCCTGCCCGAGCCCATCCGAATGCGGCACCCTTTTCCGGGGCCGGGGCTGGCCATCCGCATACTGGGCGAAGTCACCCAGGAGAAACTGGATATTCTGCGTCGGGCAGACGACATCTTTATCTCCAGCCTGCGGGACTGGAACCTCTACGACCAGGTTTCGCAAGCAGCGGCCATCCTGACCTCTATGCAAAGCGTGGGGGTGGTGGGCGATGAGCGCAGCTATGGCTATGTGCTGGGTTTGCGGGCGGTATCCACGGTAGACTTTATGACCGCCGACTGGGCCCGTCTTCCGCTGGACTTTCTGGACGAAGTGGCGCGCAAAATTACCCGCCAGGTACCGGAGATTGGGCGGGTGGTCTACGACATTACCAGCAAGCCCCCGGCTACCATTGAGTGGGAGTGA
- a CDS encoding protoglobin domain-containing protein, producing the protein MYPSLNGYFQVAQTVWETLPPMTRYSPQDGVTLNTYAAHLRGWEEAIISGFYDILFSHPATRSVFREGERPMREQVLRIWYRRTIAGPFDLEYFAWQVLVGWVHQYRGISKSQVMVMWGWLIEQIWQLSHLSLPLDEADQLFRAWMRLANSVQAMAADERLEAYLHKLEQSGVSPRILQSAAVSWLEERSSQI; encoded by the coding sequence ATGTATCCATCGTTGAACGGGTATTTCCAGGTCGCCCAGACCGTCTGGGAGACCTTACCACCCATGACCCGCTATAGCCCCCAGGATGGGGTTACCCTCAATACCTACGCGGCGCACTTACGGGGCTGGGAAGAGGCCATTATCAGCGGGTTCTACGACATCTTATTCAGCCACCCAGCCACCCGCTCGGTGTTTCGTGAGGGTGAGCGGCCCATGCGGGAGCAGGTGCTCAGGATATGGTACCGGCGCACGATTGCTGGGCCGTTTGACCTCGAGTACTTCGCCTGGCAGGTTCTGGTCGGATGGGTGCATCAGTACCGGGGCATCTCCAAAAGCCAGGTCATGGTGATGTGGGGCTGGCTCATCGAGCAAATCTGGCAACTTTCCCACCTCAGCCTGCCCCTCGACGAGGCCGACCAGCTCTTCAGGGCCTGGATGCGCCTGGCCAACTCCGTCCAAGCCATGGCTGCTGACGAGCGGCTCGAGGCCTACCTGCATAAACTGGAGCAGTCCGGGGTCAGTCCGCGCATTCTCCAGTCGGCAGCAGTGAGCTGGCTCGAGGAACGTTCCAGCCAGATCTAA